From a single Helicovermis profundi genomic region:
- a CDS encoding response regulator: MKKIKVLIADDILETRKLIRKMFSIEENKIEIVAEASNGKEVIESIRKFNPDIILMDINMPVLNGLETTEIINEKYPNIIVIIMSVQRENEYLKKAMFAGAKEYIIKPLNYEELYTTIISTYNRYKKKEEIISKLNAIKRESKIISFYGSKGGVGKSIVALNTAIAYSKKYGKKVLLIDLDLYFGDIGMMLNEYKSKTLIDLIDENQTISYENIKEYLFSYNTNLDVLLAPRNPESAEYIKKDIVKKIIDKVKNYYDVIIFDNGVNFGECTLVSLDLSNVIAFVSNMELSSLKNMKIGLKILNTLNYSSKIKVIVNSENTKFGIKHKDILNAFSNEDLSFIPENNKTVKFSINTGIPFYENSKYKDNNMIKSINKLCEKLIS; encoded by the coding sequence ATGAAAAAAATAAAAGTTTTAATTGCAGATGATATATTAGAAACTAGAAAATTAATTAGAAAAATGTTTTCAATTGAAGAAAATAAAATTGAGATTGTGGCAGAAGCTTCCAATGGGAAAGAAGTAATTGAGTCAATTAGAAAATTTAATCCAGATATAATTTTAATGGATATTAATATGCCAGTTTTGAATGGCCTTGAAACTACAGAAATAATAAACGAAAAATATCCTAATATAATTGTAATAATAATGTCTGTACAAAGAGAAAACGAATATTTAAAAAAAGCAATGTTTGCAGGTGCAAAAGAATATATTATTAAACCATTAAATTATGAAGAGCTATATACCACAATTATTTCGACATACAATAGATATAAGAAAAAAGAAGAAATTATTTCAAAGCTTAATGCTATTAAAAGAGAAAGTAAAATAATTTCATTTTATGGTTCAAAAGGTGGGGTCGGAAAATCAATTGTAGCTTTAAATACAGCTATTGCATATAGTAAAAAATATGGGAAAAAAGTATTACTTATAGATTTAGATTTGTATTTTGGAGATATAGGAATGATGTTAAATGAATATAAGAGTAAAACCCTAATTGATTTAATAGATGAAAATCAAACTATTTCCTATGAAAATATTAAAGAATATTTGTTTTCTTATAACACTAATCTTGATGTTCTCCTAGCTCCAAGAAACCCTGAATCTGCTGAATATATAAAGAAAGATATTGTTAAAAAAATAATAGATAAAGTTAAAAATTATTATGATGTTATAATTTTTGACAATGGTGTTAATTTTGGAGAATGTACTTTAGTTTCCTTAGATTTATCAAATGTTATTGCTTTTGTATCAAATATGGAATTATCGTCTTTAAAAAACATGAAAATTGGTTTAAAAATATTAAATACTTTAAATTATTCGAGCAAAATAAAAGTTATAGTTAATAGTGAAAATACAAAATTTGGGATTAAACATAAAGATATTTTAAATGCATTTTCAAATGAAGATTTAAGTTTTATTCCAGAAAACAATAAAACTGTTAAGTTTTCAATAAATACCGGAATTCCTTTTTATGAAAATAGTAAGTACAAAGATAATAATATGATTAAATCAATAAATAAATTATGTGAAAAACTTATTAGCTAG
- a CDS encoding CpaF family protein, producing MSLKQRLEQINEKVEESTKKINDPYYEFKNKILINVIEELEIDFKEISDKNQKMINEISYLIDNNIEKEDLNLTSNQKSRIREELINEIIGFGPISDLLKDNEITEIMVNGPNSIYIEKHGKLQLTDVKFKNNDHVIHVIKKIVSPLGRRIDEKSPMVDARLPNGSRVNAIIPPLAIDGPSITIRKFSEDPYNIEDLINFGTLNSKMAEFLKMCVKGKLNIIVSGGTGSGKTTSLNVISSFISEDERIVTIEDSAELQLTQKHVVRLETRSKNIEGSGEISIRDLVKNSLRMRPDRIIIGEVRSAEALDMLQAMNTGHDGSLTTGHANTPRDILSRLETMVLMAGLNLPIIAIRNQISSAINLIVQQSRMMDGTRRITHITEVQGMEGEIITLQDIFLFKQNGVDSNGKVLGEFISTGIKPKFFKLLNQRGINSSSELFSSF from the coding sequence ATGTCATTAAAACAAAGGCTTGAACAGATAAATGAAAAAGTTGAGGAATCTACGAAAAAAATTAATGATCCCTATTATGAATTTAAAAATAAAATTTTAATAAATGTTATTGAGGAATTAGAAATAGATTTTAAAGAAATAAGCGATAAGAATCAAAAAATGATAAATGAAATTTCGTATTTAATTGATAATAATATTGAAAAAGAAGATTTGAATTTAACAAGTAATCAAAAATCAAGAATTAGAGAAGAACTCATTAATGAAATAATAGGTTTTGGTCCAATAAGCGATTTATTAAAAGATAATGAAATTACTGAAATTATGGTAAATGGTCCAAATAGTATTTATATTGAAAAACATGGTAAACTTCAACTTACGGATGTAAAATTCAAAAATAATGATCATGTTATTCATGTAATAAAAAAGATTGTTTCACCATTAGGAAGAAGAATTGATGAGAAATCTCCAATGGTTGATGCAAGACTTCCAAATGGATCGAGGGTAAATGCAATTATACCACCTCTTGCAATAGATGGTCCTAGTATTACTATAAGAAAATTTTCTGAAGATCCATATAATATTGAAGATTTAATTAATTTTGGAACTTTAAATTCTAAAATGGCAGAATTTTTAAAAATGTGTGTTAAAGGAAAACTAAATATAATAGTATCTGGAGGAACAGGAAGTGGTAAAACAACATCTTTGAATGTAATTTCTTCATTTATTTCTGAAGATGAAAGAATAGTTACAATAGAAGATTCAGCAGAATTACAACTTACTCAAAAGCATGTTGTTAGGTTAGAAACTAGAAGTAAAAATATAGAAGGAAGTGGAGAGATATCAATTAGAGATTTAGTAAAAAATAGTCTTAGAATGAGACCTGACAGAATAATTATTGGAGAAGTAAGATCAGCTGAAGCTCTAGATATGCTCCAAGCAATGAATACAGGACATGATGGGTCCTTAACTACAGGTCACGCCAATACACCAAGAGATATATTATCAAGACTTGAAACTATGGTATTAATGGCAGGATTAAATTTGCCTATAATTGCAATTAGAAATCAAATTTCATCGGCTATAAATCTTATAGTTCAGCAATCTAGAATGATGGATGGAACTAGAAGAATTACGCATATAACGGAAGTTCAAGGCATGGAAGGTGAAATAATAACCTTGCAAGATATATTTTTATTTAAACAAAATGGGGTGGATTCAAATGGTAAGGTTTTAGGAGAATTTATTAGCACAGGCATAAAACCTAAATTCTTTAAATTGCTTAACCAAAGAGGAATAAATAGTTCTAGTGAACTTTTTAGTAGTTTTTAA
- a CDS encoding type II secretion system F family protein, translating to MKYLLIVFIFISALLVNISIFRSIFTYSKPIEKLKYFDDFNDISTKGVTVKDRKKKNIKRFNNKKNSSFIDRYYNKEYLKLIKADLRFNPQEVVVAKFILSIIAGIISFLITKDKIIVGLICIVFFNIPKYYIFMRAKKRFKEFDDEIYDALIIISNSLKAGYSFLQSLSVVVKETNNVLSKEFSILLKELSLGKSNIDAFNSMKMRIESENLSLMINAILIQNDIGGNLSEILENISKTIMEREYIKNELKTLTAQGKLSGMIISLLPVFMSIILYLFNHEYIRTLFSTKIGIFMVILGLIGQVFGFLIIKKIVNIEM from the coding sequence ATGAAGTATTTATTAATTGTTTTTATATTTATATCAGCCTTATTAGTTAATATTTCAATTTTTAGATCTATATTTACTTATAGTAAACCAATTGAAAAATTAAAGTATTTTGATGATTTTAATGATATTTCTACAAAAGGAGTTACTGTAAAAGATAGAAAGAAAAAAAATATTAAGAGATTTAATAATAAAAAAAATAGTAGCTTTATAGATCGCTACTATAATAAAGAATATTTAAAACTTATAAAAGCAGATTTAAGATTTAATCCACAAGAAGTAGTCGTTGCAAAATTTATCCTATCTATTATAGCGGGAATTATTTCTTTTTTAATTACAAAGGACAAAATAATTGTTGGATTAATTTGTATAGTATTTTTTAATATACCTAAATATTATATTTTTATGAGAGCAAAAAAAAGATTCAAAGAATTTGATGATGAAATTTATGATGCACTAATAATTATTTCAAATTCATTAAAGGCAGGTTATTCTTTTTTACAGTCATTATCGGTTGTTGTAAAAGAAACAAATAATGTGCTTTCAAAAGAATTTTCAATACTTTTGAAAGAATTAAGTTTGGGAAAATCAAATATAGATGCCTTTAATTCAATGAAAATGCGTATAGAATCAGAAAATTTAAGCTTAATGATTAATGCAATTTTAATACAAAATGATATTGGAGGAAATTTATCAGAGATACTTGAAAATATTTCTAAAACTATTATGGAAAGAGAGTATATAAAAAATGAATTAAAAACCTTAACAGCTCAAGGCAAACTCTCTGGAATGATTATTTCATTACTACCAGTTTTTATGAGTATAATATTATATCTATTTAATCATGAATATATAAGGACTTTATTTTCAACAAAAATTGGTATATTTATGGTAATTTTGGGTTTAATTGGTCAAGTGTTTGGATTTTTAATTATCAAAAAAATTGTAAATATAGAAATGTAG
- a CDS encoding type II secretion system F family protein, with the protein MLYLFTLIFFLTIVFFINGIAYIFFSNSFMIEKRVKKLSENTSISNESFNERIMSPFIKNISTMFTKLISKNRYNKIKLRIESLGISKKEEVKFWIYKKNMTSILGFIIAFVFAYILNKNIINSLILSIFIFILVNVIFNFYLSRKISIRKKKIIRDLPFVLDLILVSVEAGLSFDGAINRVVDSVKSELSIEFEKTLKEIKMGIPRKKSLKNLSLRCDSKEIYSFVTSIIQADELGVSIGKVLRIEASQLRERRKQIAREKAMKAPVKMLIPLIIFVFPSIFIIILGPALINISRIFR; encoded by the coding sequence ATGTTATATTTATTTACTTTAATTTTTTTTCTAACAATTGTATTTTTTATAAATGGAATAGCATATATTTTCTTTAGTAATTCATTTATGATAGAAAAAAGAGTTAAAAAATTGAGCGAAAACACTAGTATAAGTAACGAATCATTTAATGAAAGAATTATGTCACCTTTTATAAAGAATATTTCTACAATGTTTACAAAATTAATTTCGAAAAATAGGTATAATAAAATAAAGTTAAGAATAGAAAGTTTAGGAATATCTAAAAAAGAAGAGGTTAAATTTTGGATTTATAAAAAAAATATGACATCAATTCTTGGATTTATAATAGCTTTTGTATTTGCTTATATTTTGAATAAAAATATCATAAATTCCCTTATTTTATCTATTTTTATATTTATTCTAGTAAACGTAATTTTTAATTTTTATTTATCAAGGAAAATATCTATAAGAAAGAAAAAAATAATTCGCGATTTGCCCTTTGTTTTAGATTTAATTTTAGTAAGCGTGGAAGCTGGATTATCATTTGATGGAGCAATTAATAGAGTTGTTGATTCTGTAAAATCTGAACTTTCAATTGAATTTGAAAAAACATTAAAAGAAATTAAAATGGGAATCCCAAGAAAAAAATCTCTTAAAAATTTATCCTTAAGATGTGACTCAAAAGAAATTTATTCATTTGTTACTTCAATTATTCAAGCAGATGAACTTGGAGTAAGTATTGGTAAAGTTCTTAGAATAGAAGCTAGTCAATTAAGAGAAAGAAGGAAGCAAATTGCAAGAGAAAAAGCTATGAAGGCTCCTGTAAAAATGCTTATTCCATTAATCATTTTTGTGTTCCCTTCAATTTTTATTATTATATTAGGCCCTGCTTTAATAAATATTTCAAGGATTTTTAGGTGA
- a CDS encoding DUF192 domain-containing protein has product MKTIVLKNYYIASSFKDKLLGYMFRKKPHKEIIVFKGTSSVHTYFMKFNIDIVFLDENYKILAINKNIPHGKMIFSKKKTTYALEAIANGIFKDASIGDKIVFHN; this is encoded by the coding sequence ATGAAAACAATAGTTCTTAAAAATTATTATATTGCAAGTAGTTTTAAAGATAAATTGCTTGGATATATGTTTAGAAAAAAACCTCATAAAGAAATAATTGTTTTTAAAGGCACATCAAGTGTTCATACGTATTTTATGAAGTTTAATATTGATATTGTGTTTTTAGATGAAAATTATAAAATTCTTGCAATTAATAAAAATATTCCACATGGAAAAATGATTTTTTCTAAAAAGAAAACAACATATGCTTTAGAAGCTATAGCTAACGGTATTTTTAAGGATGCTAGTATAGGAGACAAAATAGTTTTTCATAATTAA
- a CDS encoding M20/M25/M40 family metallo-hydrolase has protein sequence MINKKRIIENFINYVKINSESAAEKNMADTLVKELKKLGLSVTVDDAFEKGISNTGNIVAKLFSSKDKETFLFSSHMDTVKPGKNINPIIDKNIIRSDGTTILGADDKAGIAAIMEALYVIKENNLEHKNIEIIFSVHEEGGLFGAKNIDLTRIKSTKAFILDSGGHPGEVIHIAPAQDKIEVNIKGKPSHAGIEPENGISSIMVAARAIEKMDLLRIDKETTANIGIIRGGESTNIVCSSIYLKGEARSLSDEKLDKQTEHMTNCFRDAAKDFGAKIEIKTKRVYYSYNIDRYDEIIKIAEKAINKVGLNFKLKSSGGGSDTNVYNRKGLKSINLAIGLQKSHTLDEFIEIEDLFNSAKIVLELMK, from the coding sequence TTGATAAATAAAAAAAGAATTATAGAAAATTTTATTAATTATGTAAAAATAAATAGTGAGTCGGCAGCTGAAAAAAATATGGCAGATACACTAGTGAAGGAATTAAAAAAACTTGGTTTATCAGTTACTGTAGATGACGCATTTGAGAAAGGAATATCTAATACAGGAAATATTGTAGCAAAGTTATTTAGTTCAAAAGATAAGGAGACTTTTTTATTTAGTTCTCATATGGATACCGTAAAACCTGGAAAAAATATTAATCCTATTATAGATAAGAATATAATAAGAAGCGATGGAACTACTATTCTTGGAGCAGATGATAAAGCTGGCATTGCTGCTATTATGGAAGCTCTTTATGTGATAAAAGAAAATAACCTTGAACATAAAAACATTGAAATTATATTTAGTGTACATGAAGAAGGCGGATTATTTGGTGCTAAAAACATTGATTTAACTAGAATAAAATCAACTAAAGCCTTTATATTAGATAGTGGAGGACATCCAGGTGAAGTGATTCATATAGCACCAGCTCAAGATAAAATAGAAGTTAACATTAAAGGAAAACCATCTCATGCAGGAATTGAGCCAGAAAATGGCATAAGTTCAATAATGGTTGCAGCTAGAGCAATAGAAAAAATGGATTTACTTAGAATAGATAAAGAAACGACTGCAAATATTGGTATTATAAGAGGAGGAGAATCTACTAATATAGTGTGCTCATCAATTTACTTAAAAGGCGAAGCAAGAAGTTTAAGTGATGAAAAACTTGATAAACAAACTGAACATATGACAAATTGTTTTAGAGATGCTGCTAAAGATTTTGGAGCTAAAATAGAAATAAAGACAAAAAGAGTATATTATTCTTACAATATAGATAGATACGATGAAATTATTAAAATAGCTGAAAAAGCAATCAATAAGGTGGGTTTAAATTTTAAACTTAAAAGTTCAGGTGGTGGAAGTGATACTAATGTATATAATAGAAAAGGTTTAAAATCAATAAACCTTGCAATAGGACTTCAAAAATCACATACATTAGATGAGTTTATTGAAATTGAAGATTTGTTTAATTCTGCTAAAATAGTTTTAGAACTTATGAAATAA
- a CDS encoding ribonuclease H family protein: MKIVNIYTDGGCSNNQSDINTGGWGSVLEYNGKTKEIYGGEKNTTNNRMEIFAVLMALKELKTTDLIINIYSDSSYVINCLKEKWYIKWQKNGWINSQKKKVENKDLWEPLISEIQNFNNINFYRAKGHLNLSKNSELEKWHAKLKKINGNDFNYDLFIKVTKMNNLADELANKGIDENR; this comes from the coding sequence ATGAAAATAGTAAATATATACACTGACGGAGGATGCTCCAACAACCAATCAGATATTAATACTGGTGGTTGGGGAAGTGTACTTGAATATAATGGAAAAACCAAGGAAATTTACGGGGGCGAAAAAAATACTACAAATAACCGAATGGAAATATTCGCAGTTCTAATGGCTCTAAAAGAATTAAAAACAACTGATTTAATCATAAATATATATTCTGATAGTTCATATGTAATAAATTGCCTGAAAGAAAAATGGTACATTAAATGGCAAAAAAACGGATGGATTAATTCACAAAAAAAGAAAGTCGAAAATAAGGATTTATGGGAACCGTTAATTAGCGAAATTCAAAATTTTAACAATATTAATTTCTATAGAGCTAAAGGGCATTTAAATTTATCAAAAAATAGTGAATTAGAAAAATGGCACGCAAAACTAAAAAAAATTAATGGTAATGATTTTAATTATGATCTTTTTATTAAAGTTACTAAAATGAATAATTTAGCTGATGAACTCGCAAATAAAGGAATCGATGAAAACAGATAA
- a CDS encoding Lrp/AsnC family transcriptional regulator encodes MDQYDFRILEELQNDGKKSIAELGRIIGLSTTATKERVKKLENDDVISGYSAIINADKVGVDITVFITVPVGDITIEEMGELLTNKPEIQEVHKVTGDTCYFVKAKTRDAKSLEILIDSINKHAKSTYTYLALSTLKETSKVVIPK; translated from the coding sequence TTGGATCAATATGATTTTAGAATATTAGAGGAACTTCAAAATGACGGTAAAAAATCTATAGCAGAACTTGGAAGAATAATTGGACTTTCAACAACGGCTACTAAAGAAAGAGTTAAAAAGCTTGAAAATGATGATGTTATTAGTGGCTATTCTGCAATAATTAATGCAGACAAAGTTGGAGTAGACATAACTGTATTTATAACTGTTCCAGTAGGAGATATAACTATTGAAGAAATGGGAGAACTTTTAACTAATAAACCTGAAATTCAAGAGGTACATAAAGTTACTGGGGATACTTGCTATTTTGTTAAAGCAAAAACAAGAGATGCTAAATCTTTAGAAATATTAATTGATAGCATAAATAAGCATGCTAAAAGTACTTATACTTATCTTGCATTATCAACCTTAAAAGAGACTTCGAAAGTTGTTATTCCCAAATAG
- a CDS encoding Fur family transcriptional regulator: MLTNLDKIENYLISKDVRVTRSRRELIKLFLVSEKHLNADDCYMALREKKVSLPTIYRNLDILKRKNVIKEINIDGERCFEMKMFHENNVHIHFKCTNCGKIEEYNDEEISKEISREIEYIKTKYNKNVEDVTIIMEGYCEECEE, encoded by the coding sequence ATGTTAACTAATTTAGATAAAATAGAAAATTATCTTATTTCAAAAGATGTTAGGGTTACAAGATCGAGAAGAGAGCTAATAAAACTTTTTTTAGTAAGTGAAAAGCATCTTAATGCTGATGACTGTTATATGGCATTAAGAGAAAAAAAAGTGAGTCTTCCTACAATCTACAGAAATTTAGATATTTTAAAAAGAAAAAATGTTATTAAAGAAATTAATATTGATGGTGAGAGATGTTTCGAAATGAAAATGTTTCATGAAAATAATGTTCATATTCATTTTAAATGTACTAACTGTGGAAAAATTGAAGAATATAATGATGAAGAAATTTCTAAAGAAATTTCAAGAGAGATAGAGTATATAAAAACAAAATATAATAAAAATGTGGAAGACGTCACAATAATTATGGAAGGTTATTGTGAGGAATGCGAGGAATAA
- a CDS encoding DUF134 domain-containing protein: MPRPMKRRRISFEPEVAIFKPAGISKFELEEIILKFEELEALKLKDIEGLSQIECAKKMDISRQTFQIVIESARKKVATALYNGMAIKIDGGHYSVDTDNSIEKLEDSTIIRKRRNRGMGRGRNQK; the protein is encoded by the coding sequence ATGCCTAGACCAATGAAAAGAAGAAGAATTTCATTTGAACCTGAAGTTGCTATATTTAAACCAGCAGGAATTTCAAAATTTGAATTAGAAGAAATTATTTTAAAATTTGAAGAACTTGAAGCTTTAAAGCTTAAAGATATTGAGGGATTAAGTCAAATTGAATGCGCGAAAAAAATGGATATATCAAGGCAGACATTTCAGATTGTAATTGAGAGTGCAAGAAAAAAAGTAGCTACAGCATTATATAATGGAATGGCTATTAAAATAGATGGTGGTCATTATTCAGTAGATACTGATAATAGTATAGAGAAATTAGAAGATTCTACTATAATTAGAAAAAGAAGAAATAGAGGCATGGGAAGAGGTAGAAATCAAAAATAA
- the mgsA gene encoding methylglyoxal synthase, with translation MNIALVAHDKKKDNIVKFSVKYKSILKNHNLFATGTTGTRIHDVTGLEITRYLSGPLGGDQQIGSLIAYEKLDLVIFLRDPLTSQPHEPDVQALLRLCDVHKLPVATNITTAEILLLSMNKNPDWKAIKAEY, from the coding sequence ATGAATATAGCATTAGTTGCACATGATAAGAAAAAAGATAATATAGTTAAGTTTTCTGTTAAATACAAATCGATTTTAAAAAACCATAATCTTTTTGCTACAGGAACAACAGGAACAAGAATACATGATGTTACAGGACTTGAAATAACAAGATATTTATCTGGTCCACTCGGTGGAGATCAGCAAATTGGTTCTTTAATTGCGTATGAAAAGTTGGATTTAGTAATTTTTTTAAGAGATCCATTAACTTCTCAGCCACATGAACCAGATGTTCAGGCACTTCTTCGCTTATGTGATGTACACAAATTACCAGTAGCTACAAATATAACTACGGCAGAGATACTTTTACTCTCAATGAATAAGAATCCTGACTGGAAAGCAATAAAAGCTGAATATTAA
- a CDS encoding thioredoxin family protein yields the protein MMPVVDAALKRLNLPNNIEVIYDENLMKKIGLKYTPALEINGEIVYEGKYPGVKTMIDMFKTYI from the coding sequence ATGATGCCCGTAGTTGACGCGGCTCTTAAAAGACTTAATCTACCGAACAATATAGAAGTAATTTATGATGAAAATCTTATGAAAAAAATAGGATTAAAGTATACTCCCGCTCTTGAAATAAACGGAGAAATAGTATACGAAGGAAAATATCCTGGTGTAAAGACAATGATTGATATGTTTAAAACTTATATTTAA
- a CDS encoding ArsR/SmtB family transcription factor: MSTLNDITSTLLKSIAHPTRISILELLREENTLCVCTIYEKLNLEQSNISQHLKILKNTGILRSKKNGLQVLYTVEYPEIFKIIDLAKDIIKIEAQKINDQFN; the protein is encoded by the coding sequence ATGTCCACATTAAATGATATAACATCAACTTTGCTAAAATCGATTGCCCACCCAACAAGAATTTCTATTTTAGAATTGCTTAGAGAAGAAAATACACTTTGTGTATGTACTATCTATGAGAAATTAAATTTAGAACAATCCAATATCTCTCAGCACTTAAAAATACTTAAAAATACAGGTATATTGCGCTCTAAAAAAAATGGGCTTCAAGTACTATACACTGTTGAATATCCAGAAATTTTCAAAATAATTGATTTAGCTAAAGACATTATTAAAATTGAAGCGCAAAAAATCAATGATCAGTTTAATTAA
- a CDS encoding ABC transporter substrate-binding protein — MFKKKYTFILAMLISLVLVFSGCSNSAVDNSKEDNSNATDTQKEVKSLYPLTITDGFNRQVEVEKEPMKVISLAPSITETIYAIGAGDKLVGRTDYDNYPEKVSGVSSVGSLSDPSIEEITKLDPDLIIASTHFKEDVLKKLEELGFKVVVLVPQESFDGVYDVINTTGKLLNNEKNAKEVIDGMKTKVTKVEELAKGLDPVDVYYVVGFGEYGDYTATGDTFINDLIEMAGGNNIAKDGEHWSYSLEKIVEKDPSILICSKYFDAKKGIEAANGYKDLTAVKNGKLFEIDNNQIDRQGPRLADGLVEMFKILHPGIYK; from the coding sequence ATGTTTAAAAAGAAGTACACTTTTATATTAGCTATGCTAATAAGTCTAGTATTGGTTTTTTCTGGTTGTTCAAATTCAGCTGTAGACAATTCAAAAGAAGATAATTCAAATGCTACAGATACTCAGAAAGAAGTAAAATCATTATATCCATTAACAATTACCGATGGATTTAATAGACAAGTTGAAGTAGAAAAAGAGCCTATGAAAGTTATTTCATTAGCTCCAAGTATAACAGAAACTATTTATGCAATAGGCGCGGGTGATAAATTAGTTGGTAGAACAGATTATGATAATTATCCAGAAAAAGTTAGTGGAGTAAGTTCTGTTGGAAGTTTATCAGATCCTAGTATTGAAGAAATTACAAAATTAGATCCAGATTTAATTATCGCATCAACTCATTTCAAAGAAGATGTACTAAAAAAATTAGAAGAATTAGGCTTTAAAGTAGTTGTACTTGTTCCTCAGGAAAGTTTTGATGGAGTTTATGATGTAATAAATACTACAGGTAAATTGCTTAATAATGAAAAAAATGCAAAAGAAGTAATTGACGGAATGAAGACAAAAGTTACAAAAGTTGAAGAATTAGCAAAAGGATTAGATCCGGTTGATGTTTACTATGTAGTTGGTTTTGGTGAGTATGGAGATTATACTGCAACTGGAGATACTTTTATAAATGATTTAATTGAAATGGCTGGAGGAAATAATATAGCAAAAGATGGAGAACATTGGAGTTATTCATTAGAAAAAATTGTTGAAAAAGATCCTTCAATTTTAATTTGCTCTAAATATTTTGATGCCAAAAAGGGTATTGAAGCTGCGAATGGGTATAAAGATTTAACAGCAGTTAAAAATGGTAAATTATTTGAAATTGATAATAATCAAATTGATAGACAAGGGCCAAGACTTGCAGATGGCTTAGTTGAAATGTTTAAAATTCTTCACCCAGGAATTTATAAATAA